The nucleotide window cagagggacagcacatgttagagcacgagtccccaaactacggcccacccCTGCATTTGGACCGTCCCTCAAAAACTTTCACGGGTTTCATCTTCACGAGTTAGTTTAATAACGCAAATCCCCCAATAACCGAGAGAATAAGTTTCAATTTCTCCAGCTGCTCGTTTTTTTATCAAGTTGTGTCAAGAATctcatattttataattttttcttcAAGTCCTACATGTCATCAATACCACCAGTGCAGAGATCATGAACGCAGAGCTGTGCGCTGACGCACGTGTTCAAAGCTCGTTACCGTGTTCGCCCACGAGGGAGAGTCAGAGCAGAGCAAGTGTAACGACGACAACtgacatcaacacaaaaactttaaaaatgagtaacataaatatgaaaggattttattgttactgatAATAAGAAGATAGAATTTTGAATCTGCAAGAAAAGAATTTCTAACAGAACCGACTCCAGAACCGACCTGTGTAAACATGAGAACAACCTTCTCCAGAACAGATCAGATACTGACAAGAAACCAGATCAGATTCACAAAGATGAGATATCTGCTTTTTCTAAATGCCTTTATCATGATTTACAAacctgattaatttttttcttttcattttgcacattaaaattagtttttgcgttgtggttgttgtgttttgtgttgtttcactttaaaagttgaatagtattttttttttttattatgtattttgtacattttatctgggaggaaaataaacacaattgaACATAATAATAGCATATTTTACActtgtaaatataaaaagattttttttacatcagtcaTTCATTTTCTGCACAAGTTTATAGTTATTGATAAgttgaataaaacaacaaaacgacCTAAAGAGCCAAAAGATCCAGACGGTTATAAGATCTCTGTGTTAGGAGCTGCAGTTCTCTGACGTTTAAAAAGAACCTCGAAAGGAGAGGATTCTCTATTTACTGGTTTaatttttggactgttttagattcattttctctgtgaaaatggatgcagtgaatgaagacatgaaggtggctggtgttagaggagataatgctgaagacaggcttagacggagcaaactgattcgctgtggcgacccctgctGTGTCAGGATTATGCACTGGTCAGTAATGTCCAGATCTTTCAAACCTTACAAATTTATTTGATCTTTAATGGCAATGAGACAGAACAGAGTTTGTATTTATCTCCTCACAGTCTCTAAATGCTACTGAAGTGGATACACAATCCAAAATGggtattttataaatacattttcaaaagataacttaacacacacattttaacatgatGTTATTGTCTAATGATGCTGTTTGGCTTTCTTTGGATATGTTTCCTGGACGAGTTGTCCTTCTTACTCCTGCTGCTCAGGCCACCTCGCTGCAGCCTGTATGTCTTCCTGGCTTGGACTCGCTCCTTCTCCAGAACTTCTGTGTCATCCAGGATTTCCAGGCTTGGGATCTGACTGATCACATACTGTCTGAAAGGGACAATGCAATGATGAACATGGACTGAGGCAGTCTTCTAACAGTCAGCTCAGATCAGAGCTAGACCTCTAGATCACGCAGGATGCCGACTGGCTCAGAACTTCCAGCAGATACGCTGAGGAGCACCAAACTGTGCTCTGAGCCATACAATTGAACCCGCTGGAGGAGCAACTGATCAAgtacattttgatttcatttctttGCTGATGTGAAAAGAGAAGTGAGAAAGTTGAAGAAGAGAAtggtggggtggggggcagcAGTATCTCAACCCTCTTGAGTCAACGTTCACACCTGCAGGGACTGTTTCAATGCAGTACCGTTCTCACCTGTAGTCGATGTGCTGTGTCAGGCTCCCTCCGTTAAAATAACTGGGTGCTGCCTCGTTGTTCATCATGCTGAGGATCCTTCAACCATGAAAGGCAAAAATCCAGAGGAATTATAGGATGGACAGCTCGGCTTCGTGATGCAACTGCAGCTTGAAACTATGGACTCACCTGATGCTCGGAAACTTTCTCCTGATCTCCTCCACAAACAGAGGCAGGTTGTTGATCTTGTTCTTGTTGATGCACACGGTGGTGACACTTGGCATGTATGGGAACTTGACGTGAGAGGTGTAGTTATTGGAGTCCAGAATGAGAGTGCTGAGCTTTTCCAGCCGCCCCAGCAGAGCCGGGTTCCAGTAAGGACTGAATGAAGGAAAACAGACGGAACCAGAACTGCTGAGCCAAGCCCACAAACACCTGAGGAAACGGGACAAGCACGACTTCCAGTCCTACCAGACATATTGGGGATCATTAGATGGACTTTCATGACAACTGAGTGAATTGTAAAATAACACATAACATTACACACTTTTCCCAAAACCACCTGACAGGCAAACACCATTAAACAGGAATGTGGGATAGCACgtttgaaaatgtaaagagGCAGGGACAAAACATGAGCAGGGACTCACAAAGTCCATGATAAATCCAtcagtttattatttaaaagcaaccAAAGTCCTGGaagaaacaattaaatacaaaaaagaaacataaaatcacaataaataaagaaaatcacacGTATATTTCTGCCCGGGTCAGAAGATATGTGAGAAATAGGTCAGAGGTTTTTCCATCAGAGACACTTTTCTAACCAAAGACTGTCCAACATCAGGTCCAGATAAGTCtttcaaaaatacatacaagacaaaaacatattttattgttgaaagTGGGACCATCCTTTAAATCCTGCTCATGTTGTCCATGTTACTTGTGCTGCCTGTGCATGACTGCCATGGTGGGACACTCAGCG belongs to Oryzias melastigma strain HK-1 linkage group LG18, ASM292280v2, whole genome shotgun sequence and includes:
- the LOC112156202 gene encoding leucine-rich melanocyte differentiation-associated protein, coding for MDPCTQSQHSQLPVGFHWLSFAYQGLTEIPYDAILAQGEALQVLDLSYNLLDDPYWNPALLGRLEKLSTLILDSNNYTSHVKFPYMPSVTTVCINKNKINNLPLFVEEIRRKFPSIRILSMMNNEAAPSYFNGGSLTQHIDYRQYVISQIPSLEILDDTEVLEKERVQARKTYRLQRGGLSSRSKKDNSSRKHIQRKPNSIIRQ